The nucleotide window AAGATTAttcatatctatctatctatctatctatctatctatcagtaGTAAATTGACTTGTAAATCATGGAAGAATGTAGAGATGTTGATCAGTAATGATCAGAACGACAGTGATTGTATTAGGCttatatgaattttaatatatttataaataaataaataattaattagagAGAGAATCGTAGGGTGACAAGATGTGTATAGGGTTATATTTTGTGGGGACTGCATGGGTGTAGGTTCTTCCCGTCACGTTCTCCTCCTCTCATGTGAGACCCAATTTACTTCCAGCGGTGACAATGTGCTCTTGTCTCCCTTCCCTTCACatcctcctctccttctcttaCCTAATCTAAAATAATGAGAATTTTGTGTTAGATTATTTTGTCTGCACATCAAACAAACGCTTGCAAGTATGAAGAGATGCCTTATTCTAAAGGCAAAAGATCTCCCAAATCTACACTAAAATTCCCCTTTGGAGGAACAGGGACCCAACTCTCCCACCATTTCAAACTGTGTTAGCTGGAGTTGTACTCGATGAGGTTGTGTTAGATTCTTGTTTACCTGTGTGCCAACCTTTAATCACTTAATTAATGTGAGTGGCAGAAGAGTAAGGTATATAATTTACTACAACAATATGTTAGCTTCCTACATGTACTGCTAATCCTCTCTCTaccattctctttttcttttccttgccTTCTCTTCCATCTTTATTTTTTTGTAGTATGTGTAAGTATGTGCATTTTGTGTATGGTATTATATATATCTTTGACAGCATACTTTCTCTCTCTACCTATCTTTCTCTCTTTCCAGTTGTACCTGCTCCcatcttttttattctttttttcacTCCATGTACTGATTTCCTTTTTTCCAATTTTTGATTCCTCCAATCCCCTACACACcatcctctcttcctctcctcccaccccacagagagagagagagagagaattccaTACCTGTTACTGGCAAGAGAACGACAGGCTGTAGCTGCCTAACACTGTAGTTACTGCAGaaccatgcagcagcagcaggaagGAGGGTCACAATTCGGGGGGCCTTCCTCGGAGACGGCCGGACACAGAGCTGGCGCCTTCCTCCAGCCGCCGCCGCTGTTGGCGGAGGCCGCTTCCCCCATCAGCAGTCGTCGCCCGCCGCCGGAGGACGCTGCCGCCGATTTCGACGAGATGGGTCCCGCGGTGGCCGGCGGCGGCTTCCCGGACGAGGATGCCGAGCGCGGCGGCGCGCCCGGTAACCGCTGGCCGCGGCAGGAGACGCTGGCGCTGCTGAAGATCCGCTCCGAGATGGACGCCGCATTCCGCGATGCCACCATTAAGGGCCCTCTGTGGGAAGAAGTCTCCAGGTAAAACGATCCTAAATTCTTCGGAATTCCCTCCGAAATGTGGAGCCTAAAGCTCTGCTGCTCTCGTCCACGGATACACAGATCACCTGCTTTTGGTACTATGCTTTGTGATGTGCTACTTCACCACTCCGAGAATTTCCCATAAATAGTTGTGTACCGATCTACGTTTGGATCCGTAGCGGTGATGTAGAGCTTCAAGTAGCTCTGGCAAGAAGAAGAACCAATAACTTCGAGAGGGAGGGTCGGTTATTTCCTTCTCCCGTGCCCTATTCATGCCTTGTTCTCTCTCTTTTCCCACTACCTTATCCTCCTCCTGTTTACAACTATTTCTTCCCTGAGTTCCATGAAAGATGCCTCCGCTACGCCAATCCCAACCTAACCAACATACAAAAAGTACGCACTCCCCTAATGCAACCATCGAGGCGCATTCGTTTTTAATTTCAGTTTCCTTCTCGCAACCCTTTTCTCCTttagctaatttatattattagttCAGGTCACAATCGGCGGGTGATTCGGTGTAGATGCCGTTTGTGTGGGTGTATGCCGGCATGATGGTCTTGTTTTCatctctttcttctcctcctcctacctCCTTCTTGTTCTCGGTCTGTTTAGTCCGTGGAATTCTCCTTCTTCATGGTATTGGGAGTCGTTTTTGATAGGTTGGTGAGCGTGTttggttggtggtggtggtgggcagGAAGCTAGCGGAGTTGGGCTACGAGAGGAGCGCCAAGAAGTGCAAGGAGAAGTTCGAGAACGTGCACAAGTACTACAAGCGCAAGAAGGATGGCCGGGCTGGCCGCCAGGACGGCAAGACCTACCGCTTCTACAGCGAGCTCGAGGCCCTCCATCGCACCGGCGGGGGAGGCGCCACCACGCCGGCTGCGATCGCCGCACgtcccctagctgctgccacgtcGTCCCCCTTTAGCTTCACCACCGGAATGGCGGGCCCCTCGGGTACTAGAATTCAAGTCTCGCCCATCTCCGGCGGAGCTCCACCGCCCGTGACCATGCCGACCAGTGTCGTCCCCGAGCACGGCGCACAAGGAGTCTCGAGCTCTGCtgccgccgcagctgcagccgggCTCGGCTTCTCGTCGAATTCTTCATCCTCTTCGTCGTCGGAGTCGGACGACGCGGACACCGAAGAGGCTGGTGGGGTCGGGAAAGGACGCAAGAGAAAGCATCGAGGGAGCGCTCGTTATAGGCGGCAGATGATGGCCTTCTTCGAAGGGCTGATGAAGCAGGTGATGGAGCGGCAGGAGGccatgcagcagcgtttcttggaCGCGATCGACAAAAGAGAGCAGGACCGGATGAAACGAGAGGAGGCGTGGCGGCTGCAGGAGATGTCGCGGCTCAGCCTGGAGCAGGAGCTGCTGGTCCAAGAGCGCGCCATGGCGGCGTCCCGAGACAGCGCAGTCGTCTCCTATCTTCAAAAGGTCAGCGGTCAATCCATCCCATTGGCCGCCACGCCGGCCGCCGCCTCCTCCATCGCACCCCGTCCTCCACAGCCGTCGCACACTCTGCCGCCACCAACCCTGCCACAACAAGCTCAGCCACCTCAGCAGCAACGTGATGCTCAGCAGTCATCAGCGACACAGATGGCGCCGATCAGTTCAGAGGCTCAGGAGGGTCAAGGCAGCGGGAGCTTCGAGCCGACGTCGTCCTCGAGGTGGCCAAAGGCGGAGGTCCATGCGCTCATCGATCTACGGAGCAGCCTCGAGTCGAGTTACCAGGACTCCGGCCCTAAGGGTCCCCTCTGGGAGGAGATCTCCACGGGAATGCAGCGGCTCGGGTACAACCGGAGTGCCAAGAGATGCAAGGAGAAGTGGGAGAACATCAACAAGTACTTCAAGAAGGTGAAGGAGGGCAACAGGAAACGGCCGGAGGACTCCAAGACCTGTCCTTACTTCCACCAATTGGACGCACTCTATCGCAAGAAACTGCTCGGCAGTAGCGGCGGCGGCACTAGCAGTAGCAGTGTGGGAGTCAAACCACAACAGGAGCCAATCTCACAAGAACAGCACCAACAGCGGCCTGCAACGAAGACCCCGGACGACAGTGGCAACGATAACGGAAACAGTAATGGTGGGAATGCTGAGGGCGGTGAAGGTCGCGATGGTGCACAAGTTCAAACGAGCGAAGGAGGACATCGGCCCACCTTCTTTGAAGAAGCGATGAAGAAGGTTAGTAGCAAGGCTCACTTGCTCTCACCAGCTATTTCCCATACACTCTCGTGATCCAATCACTTCATTGCGGCATTCGAAGCCAGAAGACATCGTGAAGGAGCCGATGGAGCGAAGGCAACGTCAACCGGTGATGGATGACCCTGATAAGGTGGACGAGCCCGACAGCAATAACTTGCACGAAGatgaggaggacgacgacgacaATGAGGACGACGAGGACAGCAAGATGCAGTACGAGATACAGTTCCAGAGGCAGAGCGTGAGCGGCGGCGGCGGGAACGCATCGACGACGGCATCGGCAGCAGCGACTACTGCAGCAGGTTCCTTCTTGGCCGTGGTTCAGTAGATTTGGTATCTTAGCCCTCTCAATTCCTCCTTCCTCTCGGTGCATACATTCTGTCACCAACGCAACATCCACGTCCAAATCCTACCTTGTCCCATGCGTGCATCTTCGTCTCTCACGTCACATACATTTACCTCCTCCTACACCTTCATCGTTACCTGAGTGGCATCATAGGTGTAACACAACATAACAGACATATATGGGCGATGATGCTCACGGTGTCGTCATATTTATTGATCTGTCGCGGAATAAGAATGGACATGGGTCGAATAAGGTCGCGCACACAGCTCCATCTCTGCTTCTGGATCACGATGAAGAAACAGCTTCTCTCTCTACTTCTCGATCTCTGCTGCTGTATGCTTTTGCCGTTGTTCTCTTTCTTGGTAGCACTACATATTGGTGAGATTCCAGACTGGAAAAGACcaagaaggaagagagagaggaaggtgaAGTAAGGTGGAGTCCCATCTCGGCGACACTGTACTCAAATCACCAAAGGTTACTGCAGGCAGTAATGAAGAGGATACAGAGTGCTTTTTCTATGGGAAAACGTGGAGGCTGCAAGGGGACTACCTATGCCGTTTGTGATGCCCAACCTCCTCCCCTTCTGACTTTTGTTTGTGGAGGACCTGTTTTCGTTCTCAGCTCTCGATGCTGCCCtgtggcggcagcagcagcagcagcagcagcagcagcagcagcagcagcagcagaggtaAAAGAAGAGGACAGAGACACCGCCATGGTTTCGGTGAGCTCAGGTTGCTGGACGTCCAAAAATGTCCTTCGTTGCCACCCTCCGCGGCGTGTGGAATGACCGAACCGCCCTCCTGGATGAGACGGCGACGCCTCTTAGGAATCATCTGGGTTCAGTGTACGCGACGGCTTCGTGCGCATCAAAGACGTACGACGTGATGTGGCGAGCATGTGCATGCACGCCCCCGCGGCGACAGTGTGGTCGCGGCTGGGACCGCCGGCGGGTCCCACTCGGGGGGGGAGGGGCCCTAATCTGCATCATTCCGCATGTTCACCGCACCGTCGTCGATCGCCAGAGAGATCATTGACGAGCCACGTGTCGTTGTGATCGGATTGGGAACGTGGAATCGAACCCTTCGATCACACTCTTGACTCAATTCCtccataaaaataatataatttagatggaataaaaaaataatttgtcaACTCTTTAGGGTACGATTACATGTCACCGATTTGATTTACTGAAATAGACTCGACTTGTTGATGTTTTGAGTACCGTCACATTCGACTTAGCTGAGGAATTTTCTAGAAATGAGAAATGTATGCATTTCATGTCtcttttttcattttaatttgaaaataaaagatGCTCATAgcctattttatattaaaaaaaaatttacattggtGATTTATTCGATAAATCTTCTCTAATGATCGAATTAGTATACGTCCCTAAATGTCCAAgactgcaagtattcatgattatATCAAGAcaatgatatgtatatatataaaaaagaaaaagatgatgagacgagaaaattatattttatatgtcaTAATACTTATTCGATTATGGATTATCACTTAAAATTATAGGATTGTTTTCCATCTCATCTTTATCTCTTAGTagtaatattttcaaaataagatttaaataaataaatcttatatATGTAACTTAAAATATTAGATGGATTACTAATATTAATTGATCATGCAAATTTTCACAATGTTATTTGATAAGATAATTGATCCAGTaatctattaaatcaaaattcaaGACAATACTAATAATCTCATCAAATCCTCACAAACCAAATTAAGTTTCTTTTTATAATTCTAATATAAAACGAAATTACGGGAGTCAGatttttttctgaaatcaaaTTAAAAATGGGGTCAGAAAGACAAAAGAAACTTAAAATGTGTCTATACATGTTGTTATTCTCAttcaaagtaaaaaaagaaatagagtaaAACTGAGGAAGTAATGGAGTCGTCCGAGTTTTTTGTTCGAGGAGGACAATAATTAAGGAAAGCAGTGGAGGAGATTTCACCAGTGCAAGTGTGTTAAGTTGCTGCCATGCAATTAAACGTAGCTATCAATCTTTTCGAGCATTGCTTTTTTGGCAAATTCCACACAGTTTATGATAGCAATGCGTCGTTCTCGGTGTTAGTGAATAGACATCTCCTAGTTCATTCTTACACGCGACAATGGATGCTGTCGATGAAAGTTCAACTTCTTGTTTGCTTGTGGTGGGATAGATGCATGGCTGTGATGCAGCTGCTGGTAAAGAGATTCTGAAGAACAAAGCACCAGGTAAGATTATTAAGCTTAGAAAAGACGTCAGAATTATCATAGCAGACAACTAGCATTATGCTGGGGTGCAAGAAGATAGGATAGAGAAGGGCATGCATGACCTTTGCATGGAGACTAACATGATGCGGTGGACTAGGAACTCCGGAGTGCATTCCATCTGTTTGCACTCAATCATGGTGATCCGAAGAGaaaactgtgtgtgtgtgtgtgtatgtgttagAAGGTCGTGTTTTCTTTTGATGTACACAAGGAGAGCACGAGTTGGCTCCCTTCGTGGGCTTGAGAGCAACCAATTGATAGCTGGTCTTGGGCTGGTTCGAGACTTTCTCTAAGAATTAGGCTTCGACACATGGCAGATTCATAAATATTTCAGGCGACAATTAGCTTCtttatgatgaaattaatttaaataattaaaattagataaaaataaaagataaaaacatttagattaagataaataattGATGGTGAAAAGATTTATTAGGAtataatatatttcttaattGTTTTAAGCAATGATtgcaatttcgtatcgtaccgatATACTGAGAGCTTTGTTCGGTACGGTACCATGGCGTACTGAGCGATATGCCAAGGTGTACTTAACGGTATgcctaaaaaatataaaaattaattttaatatcaaacgatactaaatatataaaatatatataattaatatattaaaaagatataaaaatattttttatataaaaatataaaaaataaaaaaaatcaatatataaagatataaaaaGATACGACGTACCGAGCAGTCGCCTCATCTACAACCTTCAACATCAAGGAGGCGGGGAGAAGAGAGCGACATGGACATCGAAAGGTTCTCCGTATGACGGCAGTGGACAAAGGAGACCATTCGGAGATAAAGAAGGCTGAGGTCTTCACTGCCTTCCTCGCGGCCACCTCTTCTGTTAGTCTCATCA belongs to Musa acuminata AAA Group cultivar baxijiao chromosome BXJ1-11, Cavendish_Baxijiao_AAA, whole genome shotgun sequence and includes:
- the LOC135596860 gene encoding trihelix transcription factor GTL1-like isoform X2, with amino-acid sequence MQQQQEGGSQFGGPSSETAGHRAGAFLQPPPLLAEAASPISSRRPPPEDAAADFDEMGPAVAGGGFPDEDAERGGAPGNRWPRQETLALLKIRSEMDAAFRDATIKGPLWEEVSRKLAELGYERSAKKCKEKFENVHKYYKRKKDGRAGRQDGKTYRFYSELEALHRTGGGGATTPAAIAARPLAAATSSPFSFTTGMAGPSGTRIQVSPISGGAPPPVTMPTSVVPEHGAQGVSSSAAAAAAAGLGFSSNSSSSSSSESDDADTEEAGGVGKGRKRKHRGSARYRRQMMAFFEGLMKQVMERQEAMQQRFLDAIDKREQDRMKREEAWRLQEMSRLSLEQELLVQERAMAASRDSAVVSYLQKVSGQSIPLAATPAAASSIAPRPPQPSHTLPPPTLPQQAQPPQQQRDAQQSSATQMAPISSEAQEGQGSGSFEPTSSSRWPKAEVHALIDLRSSLESSYQDSGPKGPLWEEISTGMQRLGYNRSAKRCKEKWENINKYFKKVKEGNRKRPEDSKTCPYFHQLDALYRKKLLGSSGGGTSSSSVGVKPQQEPISQEQHQQRPATKTPDDSGNDNGNSNGGNAEGGEGRDGAQVQTSEGGHRPTFFEEAMKKKTS
- the LOC135596860 gene encoding trihelix transcription factor GTL1-like isoform X3 — its product is MQQQQEGGSQFGGPSSETAGHRAGAFLQPPPLLAEAASPISSRRPPPEDAAADFDEMGPAVAGGGFPDEDAERGGAPGNRWPRQETLALLKIRSEMDAAFRDATIKGPLWEEVSRKLAELGYERSAKKCKEKFENVHKYYKRKKDGRAGRQDGKTYRFYSELEALHRTGGGGATTPAAIAARPLAAATSSPFSFTTGMAGPSGTRIQVSPISGGAPPPVTMPTSVVPEHGAQGVSSSAAAAAAAGLGFSSNSSSSSSSESDDADTEEAGGVGKGRKRKHRGSARYRRQMMAFFEGLMKQVMERQEAMQQRFLDAIDKREQDRMKREEAWRLQEMSRLSLEQELLVQERAMAASRDSAVVSYLQKVSGQSIPLAATPAAASSIAPRPPQPSHTLPPPTLPQQAQPPQQQRDAQQSSATQMAPISSEAQEGQGSGSFEPTSSSRWPKAEVHALIDLRSSLESSYQDSGPKGPLWEEISTGMQRLGYNRSAKRCKEKWENINKYFKKVKEGNRKRPEDSKTCPYFHQLDALYRKKLLGSSGGGTSSSSVGVKPQQEPISQEQHQQRPATKTPDDSGNDNGNSNGGNAEGGEGRDGAQVQTSEGGHRPTFFEEAMKKTS
- the LOC135596860 gene encoding trihelix transcription factor GTL1-like isoform X1; the protein is MQQQQEGGSQFGGPSSETAGHRAGAFLQPPPLLAEAASPISSRRPPPEDAAADFDEMGPAVAGGGFPDEDAERGGAPGNRWPRQETLALLKIRSEMDAAFRDATIKGPLWEEVSRKLAELGYERSAKKCKEKFENVHKYYKRKKDGRAGRQDGKTYRFYSELEALHRTGGGGATTPAAIAARPLAAATSSPFSFTTGMAGPSGTRIQVSPISGGAPPPVTMPTSVVPEHGAQGVSSSAAAAAAAGLGFSSNSSSSSSSESDDADTEEAGGVGKGRKRKHRGSARYRRQMMAFFEGLMKQVMERQEAMQQRFLDAIDKREQDRMKREEAWRLQEMSRLSLEQELLVQERAMAASRDSAVVSYLQKVSGQSIPLAATPAAASSIAPRPPQPSHTLPPPTLPQQAQPPQQQRDAQQSSATQMAPISSEAQEGQGSGSFEPTSSSRWPKAEVHALIDLRSSLESSYQDSGPKGPLWEEISTGMQRLGYNRSAKRCKEKWENINKYFKKVKEGNRKRPEDSKTCPYFHQLDALYRKKLLGSSGGGTSSSSVGVKPQQEPISQEQHQQRPATKTPDDSGNDNGNSNGGNAEGGEGRDGAQVQTSEGGHRPTFFEEAMKKPEDIVKEPMERRQRQPVMDDPDKVDEPDSNNLHEDEEDDDDNEDDEDSKMQYEIQFQRQSVSGGGGNASTTASAAATTAAGSFLAVVQ